The genome window CGATGGCCCGGATCGGCGACCGGCACTGCTGACATTAATTTGCGCGTATAGGGATGCTGGGGATTTTCAAATACCGCCTGGCGCGGACCGATTTCCACAATCTGCCCCAGGTACATCACCGCCACACGATGGCTGATGCGTTCCACCACCGCCATATCGTGTGAAATAAACAGAAAGGCGATACCAAATTCACGCTGCAAATCCAGCATCAGATTGATGATTTGCGCCTGAATCGAAACATCCAGCGCCGAAACCGACTCGTCGGCAATCACCACTTTTGGATTCAGTGCCAGCGCGCGGGCAATACAGATGCGCTGGCGCTGACCACCGGAAAATTCATGCGGATAGCGTTGGGCATGTTCCGGCAGCAGCCCCACTTTTTCCAGCAGCCAGGCGACACGTTTTTCCGCTTCAGCGCGCGACATGACCTTGTGGATCAGCAGCGGCTCCATAATGGAAAAACCGATGGTGAGACGCGGGTCGAGCGAAGCGTAAGGATCCTGAAAAATAAACTGAATATCGCGCCGCAAATGCGCCAGCTGATGCGGCTTCAGCCGATCGATACGTTGCCCGTTAAAGGTAATGCTGCCGCCCTGGCTCTCTACCAGCCGCAGCAGCGAGCGGCCGGTAGTGGATTTACCGCAGCCCGACTCCCCCACCAGCGCCAGCGTTTCACCGGCATACAGGCTGAAGCTCACCTTTTCTACCGCATGTACCCGCCACTTCACGCGGTTCAACAGACCGGCGCGAATATCAAAACGCGTGACTAAATCACGCACTTCCAGGATCGGCGCTTCATGATGTTTTACCGTATCCACCTGCGCCCCGGTGTTCTCCTGCTCGCCCGGCAGCGGAAATTTACGCGGCAGGGGCTGCCCCTGCATAGCGCCAAGACGCGGCACCGCCGCCAGCAGCGCACGGGTATAGGGCTTCTGCGGTGCGCTAAACAGCGTGGCGGTGTCGGCGCTTTCGACCACGGCACCACGGTACATGACCTGCACCCGGTCAGCCATTTCCGCCACTACGCCCATATCGTGGGTAATAAAGATCACTCCCATCGCCATCTCTTTTTGCAGCACGCGGATCAGCTGTAAAATCTGCGCCTGGATAGTGACATCCAGTGCGGTAGTGGGCTCATCGGCAATCAGCAGCGCCGGACGACAGGAGAGCGCCATGGCGATCATCACCCGCTGGCGCATGCCACCGGAAAGTTGATGGGGATAGCGCGTCATAACATTTTGCGCTTCGGGAATGCGTACCAGATCGAGCATTCGTCGCGCCTCCGCCAGCGCCTGCTGGTGGCTTTTGCCCTGATGAAGCCGCACCGATTCAGCGATCTGCTCGCCAACCGTAAAAACCGGATTCAGCGAGGTCATTGGCTCCTGAAAAATCATCGCCATATCCGCGCCGCGAATGGTACGCATCTGCGACTGCCGCAGCTGCGCCAGATCTACCAGCGAGTTATCACGCCGCCGCAGCCACAGCTCACCGCTATCCAGGCGGCCGCCGCTCTGCTCAATCAGACGCATCAGCGCCAGCGAGGTCACCGATTTTCCTGAGCCGGACTCGCCCACCAGCGCCAGGGTTTCACCGCGTTGTACCTCCAGCGAGAGCTGACGTACCGCCTGGATGGTATGGCCCTGCTGGTTAAAGCTGACGCTAAGATTACGTACCGCCAGCACGCACTCTTCGGCCAGCGGTAAAGAGGATGGCTGTTGCATGCTGGCTCCTTAAGCTTGCCGGTAAATCGCGACTACCGGCTCTTGATCCGCGTAACCGTAGCCGCGATACATGCCTTCAGTATTGAACGGCAGCGCAATGTTTCCCTCAGCGTCGACAGCAATCAGGCCGCCGCTGCCGCCCAGCGTTGGGATTTTATCGAAAATAACCTGTTCGCAGGCTTGCTGCAGGCTGAGCCCGCCATACTCCATCAGCGCGGCGACGTCGCCAGCCGCCAGAATGCGGATAAAAACTTCCCCGGTACCGGTACAGGAGACCGCCACGCGGCGATTGCTGAAACAGCCTGCGCCCGGTAACGGCGAATCGCCAATGCGCCCGACCCGTTTATTGGTCATGCCGCCGGTTGAGGTGGCGGCAGCGAGATTGCCCGCGCTGTCGCAGGCTACCGCGCCGACCGTACCCAGTTTGCGGTCGGCATCCAGCGGCGCAGATCCCTGCGCTGCACCATCATGATCCAGCAGCGTTTGCTGGCTGGCGCGGGCGCGCTCCAGCTGCTGCCAGCGTTCATCCGTGGAGAAGAAGTCCGCCGCGACCGGTGCCAGGCCCTGTTCCTGAGCAAACTGCTCTGCACCGCTGCCGCACAGCAACACATGCGGGCTGTGCTCCAGTACCGCGCGCGCCGCCAGGATCGGATTGCGAATATGCGCTACGCCAGCCACCGCACCAGCATCCTGAGTGCGCCCGTCCATGATGCAGGCGTCCAGCTCATGCGTGCCCTGATGGGTAAAGACGCTGCCTTTCCCGGCATTAAACAGCGGACACTCCTCCAGCAGGCGCACCGCTTCGGTGACCGCATCTAACGCACTGCCGCCAGCGGCAAGGATCCTCTGGCCGCTGGCGACAATTTCGCTCAGCGCCCGGAGATAACGCTGCTCCTGCTCCGCGCTCAGCGCCGAACGTGCAATCGCGCCCGCGCCGCCGTGAATGGCAATGGCTGCTCTGCCCATCATTATTTACCCTGTGTTCTGAAACCGCCGGAAACGGCTGAATGGATGTGATGTTATGATTTTTCGGCAAATTTTGACTATAGGTAGCCGCCGGGATGATGTAAAGCGTAAAGCCAGTTAAGTCCTAATAACAAAGCGTTATATCTCATAACTAAAAGCACATCATAAGCCTCAGGTGCGCTGGTGGGGTGATCGTCAGGGCATTTCGCGCCATAATAGGCGTTATCTGTAGGTTCTGGCCGGAGGCCAAATGGAAAGTTTTACTGCGGGATTGATCTCCCTTGAAGAGGCCCGGCAAAAAATGCTGGACCGGCTCTCCCCTCTTAGCGAGAGCGAAACCCTGTCGGTCTACGCTGCTGCCGGGCGGATTACCGCCGCTCCGGTTATTTCACCGCTCAACGTTCCGCCATTCGATAACTCGGCGATGGACGGCTATGCGGTGCGTATGGCGGATATTGCACGCGGCGAAGCGCTGCCGTTGGCTGGCAAAGCCTTTGCCGGCGCTCCCTTTAGCGGCGAATGGCCCGCAGGCAGCTGTATTCGCATTATGACCGGCGCGCCGGTGCCGGAAGGCACGGAGGCGGTGATCATGCAGGAGCAGACCACAACGCAAGGCGAACGTATCCGTTTTACCGCTGAGGTTAAAGCGGGACAAAACATTCGTCGCGCCGGAGAAGATATTCGTCAGGGCGACAGCGTGCTGGCGGCGGGCGTGCGCCTCGGGGCTGCCGAACTGCCGCTGATCGCGTCGCTGGGCATCGGCGAGGTTGAGGTAGTGCGTCGGCTGCGGGTCGCCATTTTTTCTACCGGCGATGAGCTACAGCCGCCAGGTCAGCCACTGGCGGCCGGACAAATTTATGACACTAACCGCTTTGCCGTACGGCTGATGCTGGACCAGCTGGGGTGCGAAGTGATCGATCTCGGCATTATTCGCGACGACCCGCAGGCGTTGCGCGCCGTCTTTATTGAGGCTGACCGCGAGGCGGATGTGGTGATCAGCAGCGGCGGCGTCTCGGTGGGTGAGGCAGATTACACCAAAGCGATACTGGACGAACTGGGTGCCATTACGTTCTGGAAACTGGCGATTAAGCCAGGCAAACCTTTCGCCTTTGGGCGGCTGAGCAACAGCTGGTTCTGCGGCCTGCCTGGCAATCCGGTTTCCGCCGCTGTGACCTTCTATCAGCTGGTACAGCCGCTGCTGGCGAAGCTGAGCGGTCAGCAGCGCGCCGCCCTGCCGCCGCGTCAGCGCGCTCGTGCCGCTACGCACCTGAAGAAAACGCCTGGCCGCCTCGACTTTCAGCGCGGTATCTTCAGCCGTGGCGAAAATGGCGAACTGCAGGTAGTCACCACCGGTCATCAGGGCTCGCACGTATTCAGCTCTTTCAGCCAGGCCAACTGCTTTATTGTGCTGGAGCGCGAACGCGGCCATGTCGAGCCGGGCGAATGGGTAGAGATCGAGCCTTTTAATCACCTGCTGGGAGGCTGACATGCTGCCGGAGCTGAGCGATAGCGAAACCCTGCGTTATAACCGACAGATCGTGCTGCGCGGCTTTGACTTTGATGGTCAGGAGCGGCTGAAAGCATCGAGCGCGCTGGTGGTAGGTCTGGGCGGGCTGGGCTGCGCCGCCAGCCCTTATCTGGCCTCGGCGGGCATCGGCACGCTGACGCTGCTCGATTTTGACGTCGTTTCCCTCTCTAACCTGCAGCGTCAGGTGTTGCACAGCGATGCAGAGATCGGCGAAGCGAAAGTCGAGTCGGCCCGGCGACGGCTGGCGCAAATTAATCCGCTGACCCAGCTACGCACCGTCAATGCCCGGCTGGATGATGAGGCGCTGGATGCGCTGGTGGCGCAGCATCAGGTGGTGCTGGACTGTAGCGATAACGTCGCCACGCGCGAACAGCTGAATCGCCTCTGTTGGCAGCGGCGGATCCCGCTGGTGTCGGGGGCCGCAATACGTATGGAAGGCCAGATCAGCGTTTTTAGCTGGCAGGATGAAACGCTGCCCTGCTACCGCTGTATCAGCCGTCTGTTCGGCAGCGATACCCTGAGCTGCGTGGAAGCGGGGGTGATGGCCCCGCTGGTTGGCGTAATCGGTTCGCTGCAGGCGATGGAAGCGATTCGTCTGCTGACGCACTACGGGGCGGCCGCCTCCG of Pantoea alhagi contains these proteins:
- the moeA gene encoding molybdopterin molybdotransferase MoeA: MESFTAGLISLEEARQKMLDRLSPLSESETLSVYAAAGRITAAPVISPLNVPPFDNSAMDGYAVRMADIARGEALPLAGKAFAGAPFSGEWPAGSCIRIMTGAPVPEGTEAVIMQEQTTTQGERIRFTAEVKAGQNIRRAGEDIRQGDSVLAAGVRLGAAELPLIASLGIGEVEVVRRLRVAIFSTGDELQPPGQPLAAGQIYDTNRFAVRLMLDQLGCEVIDLGIIRDDPQALRAVFIEADREADVVISSGGVSVGEADYTKAILDELGAITFWKLAIKPGKPFAFGRLSNSWFCGLPGNPVSAAVTFYQLVQPLLAKLSGQQRAALPPRQRARAATHLKKTPGRLDFQRGIFSRGENGELQVVTTGHQGSHVFSSFSQANCFIVLERERGHVEPGEWVEIEPFNHLLGG
- the gsiA gene encoding glutathione ABC transporter ATP-binding protein GsiA, which produces MQQPSSLPLAEECVLAVRNLSVSFNQQGHTIQAVRQLSLEVQRGETLALVGESGSGKSVTSLALMRLIEQSGGRLDSGELWLRRRDNSLVDLAQLRQSQMRTIRGADMAMIFQEPMTSLNPVFTVGEQIAESVRLHQGKSHQQALAEARRMLDLVRIPEAQNVMTRYPHQLSGGMRQRVMIAMALSCRPALLIADEPTTALDVTIQAQILQLIRVLQKEMAMGVIFITHDMGVVAEMADRVQVMYRGAVVESADTATLFSAPQKPYTRALLAAVPRLGAMQGQPLPRKFPLPGEQENTGAQVDTVKHHEAPILEVRDLVTRFDIRAGLLNRVKWRVHAVEKVSFSLYAGETLALVGESGCGKSTTGRSLLRLVESQGGSITFNGQRIDRLKPHQLAHLRRDIQFIFQDPYASLDPRLTIGFSIMEPLLIHKVMSRAEAEKRVAWLLEKVGLLPEHAQRYPHEFSGGQRQRICIARALALNPKVVIADESVSALDVSIQAQIINLMLDLQREFGIAFLFISHDMAVVERISHRVAVMYLGQIVEIGPRQAVFENPQHPYTRKLMSAVPVADPGHRRRERALLADELPSPLRTPGDEPVVAPLIQVGADHYVARHIISGA
- the moeB gene encoding molybdopterin-synthase adenylyltransferase MoeB, with translation MLPELSDSETLRYNRQIVLRGFDFDGQERLKASSALVVGLGGLGCAASPYLASAGIGTLTLLDFDVVSLSNLQRQVLHSDAEIGEAKVESARRRLAQINPLTQLRTVNARLDDEALDALVAQHQVVLDCSDNVATREQLNRLCWQRRIPLVSGAAIRMEGQISVFSWQDETLPCYRCISRLFGSDTLSCVEAGVMAPLVGVIGSLQAMEAIRLLTHYGAAASGKLLMYDAMTLQFREMKVAKDPACEVCGTASC
- a CDS encoding isoaspartyl peptidase/L-asparaginase family protein; translated protein: MGRAAIAIHGGAGAIARSALSAEQEQRYLRALSEIVASGQRILAAGGSALDAVTEAVRLLEECPLFNAGKGSVFTHQGTHELDACIMDGRTQDAGAVAGVAHIRNPILAARAVLEHSPHVLLCGSGAEQFAQEQGLAPVAADFFSTDERWQQLERARASQQTLLDHDGAAQGSAPLDADRKLGTVGAVACDSAGNLAAATSTGGMTNKRVGRIGDSPLPGAGCFSNRRVAVSCTGTGEVFIRILAAGDVAALMEYGGLSLQQACEQVIFDKIPTLGGSGGLIAVDAEGNIALPFNTEGMYRGYGYADQEPVVAIYRQA